From the Daucus carota subsp. sativus chromosome 8, DH1 v3.0, whole genome shotgun sequence genome, one window contains:
- the LOC108197798 gene encoding mitotic-spindle organizing protein 1B: MDPEASRTARESLDLAFGMSNILDTGLDRHTLSVLIALCDLGINPEALATVVKELQKEPSSFGGRTPSVN; encoded by the coding sequence ATGGATCCTGAAGCTTCTCGTACTGCTAGGGAGTCTCTTGACCTGGCATTCGGCATGTCTAACATTCTTGATACAGGTCTAGATCGTCACACACTATCTGTTCTCATTGCCCTCTGTGATCTGGGTATAAACCCTGAGGCACTGGCCACTGTTGTAAAGGAATTGCAAAAAGAACCTTCTTCCTTTGGTGGAAGAACTCCATCAGTTAATTAG